One Glycine max cultivar Williams 82 chromosome 4, Glycine_max_v4.0, whole genome shotgun sequence DNA segment encodes these proteins:
- the LOC100797631 gene encoding sulfate transporter 1.3, translated as MGGAAITIALQQLKGFLGIKTKQFTTNTDIVHVMHSVFNTAHHGWNWQTIVMGASFLGFLLVAKYIGKKNTKFFWVPAIAPLISVILSTFIVFITRADKQGVEIVRKIKRGINPSSVKDIYFTGEYLGKGFKIGIVAGMIALTEATAIGRTFASMKDYQLDGNREMMALGTMNVVGSMTSCYVATGSFSRSAVNYMAGCQTAVSNIVMSVVVFLTLKFITPLFYYTPNAILSAIIISAVISLVDYEAAILIWKIDKFDFVACMGAFFGVAFVSVEKGLLIAVSISYAKILLQVTRPRTAILGKIPRTTVYRNIQQYPEASKIPGVLIVRVDSAIYFSNSNYVKERILRWLMDEEKGDYRTKIQFLIVEMSPVTDIDTSGIQAFEELHRSLEKKGVELVLANPGPAVTDKLYASSFANTIGEDKIFLTVAQAVAYCSPKVVEDP; from the exons ATGGGGGGTGCTGCTATTACAATTGCCCTTCAACAGCTTAAGGGTTTCCTTGGCATTAAAACTAAACAGTTCACAACGAACACTGATATTGTCCATGTGATGCATTCAGTATTCAATACAGCTCATCATGGA TGGAACTGGCAAACTATAGTCATGGGAGCTAGCTTTTTGGGTTTTCTTCTGGTTGCCAAATATATT GGAAAGAAAAACACGAAATTCTTCTGGGTACCAGCAATTGCTCCATTGATATCCGTTATTTTGTCCACTTTTATTGTATTCATAACCCGTGCAGATAAGCAAGGAGTAGAAATT gtaagaaaaataaaaagaggcaTCAATCCATCATCtgttaaagatatttattttaccGGAGAATACCTTGGAAAAGGTTTTAAAATTGGCATCGTGGCCGGCATGATAGCATTGACT GAAGCCACAGCAATTGGAAGAACATTTGCATCTATGAAAGACTATCAATTGGATGGGAACAGAGAAATGATGGCATTAGGAACAATGAATGTTGTTGGTTCCATGACTTCGTGTTATGTAGCAACAG GTTCTTTCTCTCGGTCTGCGGTAAATTACATGGCAGGCTGCCAAACTGCAGTCTCTAATATTGTGATGTCAGTGGTTGTGTTCTTAACCCTGAAATTCATCACTCCTCTTTTCTACTACACTCCAAATGCCATTCTTTCTGCAATCATCATTTCTGCTGTCATCAGTCTTGTAGACTATGAGGCAGCAATTTTGATCTGGAAGAtagataaatttgattttgttgctTGCATGGGTGCATTCTTTGGGGTTGCTTTTGTCTCGGTTGAGAAAGGACTTCTAATTGCT GTCTCTATTTCCTATGCCAAGATCCTATTACAAGTCACAAGGCCCCGAACTGCAATTCTGGGGAAGATTCCTAGGACTACTGTGTATAGAAACATTCAACAATATCCAGAAGCTAGTAAGATTCCAGGTGTACTGATTGTAAGAGTCGATTCTGCAatatatttttccaactccaattATGTAAAAGAAAG GATATTAAGATGGCTGATGGATGAAGAAAAAGGAGACTACCGCACAAAAATCCAGTTTTTGATAGTTGAAATGTCAC CCGTTACGGACATAGACACAAGTGGCATCCAAGCCTTTGAAGAGTTACACAGAAGTCTTGAGAAGAAGGGTGTTGAG CTTGTTTTGGCAAATCCTGGGCCAGCAGTGACAGACAAGCTTTACGCATCCAGTTTTGCAAACACGATTGGCGAGGACAAGATCTTCCTCACTGTTGCACAGGCTGTTGCATATTGTTCTCCAAAGGTGGTTGAGGACCcatga